A window of Parvularculales bacterium contains these coding sequences:
- a CDS encoding SDR family NAD(P)-dependent oxidoreductase, producing MGRLADKKTIVTGASSGIGRASARLFAREGASVVAVDRTEETLYETVEMITKEGGTAIAHVADVADEDAVKKYITLCTQEFGRLDAIYANAGISGQAAPLVQQTVDDWLEILRVNLIGPFLAVKHASPIMAAAGGGSIICTASVAGIRANAGHSPYGASKAGVINLIKTSAYELYGTGVRVNAVCPGIIETGMTKPIFDRAKERGTSHKIGQLNPMARYGYPEEIATMVSFLASDEASYINGQAIPVDGGLTSSLPYVYPRRD from the coding sequence ATGGGCAGACTGGCAGATAAGAAAACCATCGTAACGGGTGCGAGTAGCGGTATTGGCCGCGCAAGTGCGCGATTATTCGCACGCGAGGGAGCCTCCGTTGTAGCGGTAGACCGCACCGAAGAAACGCTCTACGAGACAGTAGAGATGATTACAAAAGAAGGTGGCACGGCCATAGCTCACGTTGCCGATGTTGCTGATGAAGACGCCGTTAAAAAATACATCACCCTGTGCACGCAAGAGTTTGGGAGGCTTGATGCTATTTACGCCAATGCCGGTATTAGTGGTCAGGCTGCTCCTCTGGTGCAACAAACTGTTGACGATTGGCTTGAGATTTTAAGGGTTAATCTTATCGGACCGTTTCTTGCTGTTAAGCACGCCAGCCCAATCATGGCAGCTGCTGGTGGCGGCTCTATTATCTGCACGGCCTCGGTGGCGGGTATTCGTGCCAACGCCGGGCACTCTCCTTATGGGGCTAGCAAAGCGGGAGTTATCAATCTGATTAAGACATCAGCCTATGAACTCTATGGCACGGGCGTTCGAGTCAATGCTGTCTGCCCGGGGATCATTGAAACGGGCATGACGAAGCCCATTTTTGACCGGGCCAAAGAGCGGGGCACCTCTCATAAGATTGGCCAGTTGAATCCCATGGCCCGTTATGGCTATCCAGAAGAGATTGCAACCATGGTTTCATTCTTGGCCAGTGATGAGGCTTCTTATATCAATGGTCAGGCCATACCGGTGGACGGAGGTCTTACCAGTAGCCTGCCTTATGTTTATCCTCGTCGGGACTAG